DNA sequence from the Glycine soja cultivar W05 chromosome 18, ASM419377v2, whole genome shotgun sequence genome:
GCAACTGTATATGTGTAATATAATGTTCTTTTGTGCAGGTCACTGTTCCCAAAGGTTCTCTTTGCAACCTTGATGTAGAAGTTGATGTTGGGCTGCCCCCTGATGCAGTATATAATATAGTGATAGATCCTGACAATAGGCGAGTTTTCAAAAATATCAAAGTAGGTGACTTTAATCATCCATAATTCTGCTCAGTGTGTTTGGTTACAACCTTCCTAAAAAAATAGTACTTCAAAAAACATTGATGCAACATTCTGTTTCTTCTTAGCCTAGATTGTTTTAGATTTAGTTACTCATTTGATCTCTCTAGTTACAAAAATTtcccttttagtccctatacgGCTATACATAAAAACATCCTCTTTTAGTCCCTACACATACCACTTTTAATTCCTTAGTCCCTacacatatcattttaatttaatccctTTTAGTCCCTATGGCGAAGACTAAAAGgtgatttttttaagtatagggactaaaagggaAAGTTTTTGTAACTATATGGACCGAATTAgtaattaaacctttttttttaacttctagcTTGCATAATTTATCTGCTAAATTACTTTAGCACTCTCTCAGTTTTCTGCAACTCAACTTGGTGATGTCTTTCTTTGTAAGGAAGTGGTATCCAGAAAAGTTTTGGTTGATCAGGGTCATAGGCAAGTGGTTGATCTTGACCAAGCAGCCATTTGGAAATTTCTTTGGTGGTCCGGGACTATATCGATTAATGTTTTGGTAGATCAAAACAGAAAAGACCACTCTGTAAGGATCTATCCCTCTTTTAGATAATTAATGGATTCCATATTTGATGCACATAATTTATTCAAGGCAAACAGAAACTCACCATAGTTATACAGTTACTATCTCCATTCCAAGACTCTCTTCTTTAAATgcacattttatatatttatttatttactttggtTTGGTCTTGGGTTGAATCAGTTGAAAGTTGAACTTTAGGTAGAAGGCACTCCTTAGGGTTTTTGAAAATGTACCACCCTGATAGCATTTTGATCTCTTGCTCCCTTCTATCTGGGATGCGAGAACttgaaattttattatcttatgTTACTCACAAATAGTATTCAATTATCTAAACTAGGAAAAAAATCCTGgaatttttaatcatatatcCTCTGTAGAAATCAAAGATTGGTAAGCAGTGACATTAGAGAGTAATATGTGCATCAACTCTGACAAGCTCCTGCTTTTCATTCAACAAAGAACAAGTCTTACATACTGCTATATAATTGTGTCAGATGAAGTTCAAGCAAACCAAGGCTGGATTCATGAAAAAATTTGAGGGCTGCTGGAGGGTAGAGCCTTTATTTGTTGATGAAGCAATGTGCCATCCCTTTAAGCCGGTGACGAAGGAAGACTATAATGCATGTACAAGAGGCAAAGGAAGAATTGGATCTAAAGTTAGCCTGGAACAAATACTTCAGCCATCCATTGTCCCTCCCCCTCCCCTATCATGGTATTTGAGGGGAATTACTGCCCGGACAACTGAGATGCTTATAAACGATATGCTTGCAGAAACTGCTAGAATCAGAGGTGGATATGAGGCTGAAAAGTCTAAGGCAGAGGAGCTTCAGGTAAAACCTGGTGAAAATGTGGACCTGGTTTCTAACACAAGTGACATTAAAGAAAGCTGGAAATTGCGTAGAAAAAATGCAAAGCAGAGTCACAGAAGCCTTCTGACCAAGTGATATttctatgtttgttttattttttaagcaatCTATCTAGATGGTTACATGTAGTCCAGTTAAAGGATTCTAATGTAAGCCTTATATTACACAACGTTAAAGTCGCTAATTTCAGTTCATTGCACATTTCAGTGGGATGAGTTGATGTACCCAATAGCATAGCAAGAGAGAAACATTGcagttcttttttgttttttccttcttttttttttttttttttgaaggggGGAAGGGTGCTTCTTGATTTTAGATTGCTTAATTCATTTGAATATGAAATTGCCAAGGGATAATTGAATTGCTGTGACTATGAGCGCCTGATTTTAGATCCCAGAGCACTACAaatataatttctctttttgTCAATACTCATTGGATTAGTAAATGCTTAGAATCAAGACATTATACAAAACAACccaaaagaaacagaaaaaaggTATCTCACTAAATGAGTAACATGGCTGCGCCTTATGTATTCATACAAATCATTAGCTGTTATACAACACAAT
Encoded proteins:
- the LOC114395415 gene encoding uncharacterized protein LOC114395415 isoform X3; this encodes MMGDSEMTKFGLKVGKNGFPRGLDPAISKFFVQLQIVVKSQLSRLAKQDGMSLMRSVQRKGGSFSYSEAELNEQLQAWRENPSWVDKPPLIKVTVPKGSLCNLDVEVDVGLPPDAVYNIVIDPDNRRVFKNIKMKFKQTKAGFMKKFEGCWRVEPLFVDEAMCHPFKPVTKEDYNACTRGKGRIGSKVSLEQILQPSIVPPPPLSWYLRGITARTTEMLINDMLAETARIRGGYEAEKSKAEELQVKPGENVDLVSNTSDIKESWKLRRKNAKQSHRSLLTK
- the LOC114395415 gene encoding uncharacterized protein LOC114395415 isoform X2, with product MMGDSEMTKFGLKVGKNGFPRGLDPAISKFFVQLQIVVKSQLSRLAKQDGMSLMRSVQRKGGSFSYSEAELNEQLQAWRENPSWVDKPPLIKVTVPKGSLCNLDVEVDVGLPPDAVYNIVIDPDNRRVFKNIKEVVSRKVLVDQGHRQVVDLDQAAIWKFLWWSGTISINVLVDQNRKDHSMKFKQTKAGFMKKFEGCWRVEPLFVDEAMCHPFKPVTKEDYNACTRGKGRIGSKVSLEQILQPSIVPPPPLSWYLRGITARTTEMLINDMLAETARIRGGYEAEKSKAEELQVKPGENVDLVSNTSDIKESWKLRRKNAKQSHRSLLTK
- the LOC114395415 gene encoding uncharacterized protein LOC114395415 isoform X1, with product MMGDSEMTKFGLKVGKNGFPRGLDPAISKFFVQLQIVVKSQLSRLAKQDGMSLMRSVQRKGGSFSYSEAELNEQLQAWRENPSWVDKPPLIKVTVPKGSLCNLDVEVDVGLPPDAVYNIVIDPDNRRVFKNIKFSATQLGDVFLCKEVVSRKVLVDQGHRQVVDLDQAAIWKFLWWSGTISINVLVDQNRKDHSMKFKQTKAGFMKKFEGCWRVEPLFVDEAMCHPFKPVTKEDYNACTRGKGRIGSKVSLEQILQPSIVPPPPLSWYLRGITARTTEMLINDMLAETARIRGGYEAEKSKAEELQVKPGENVDLVSNTSDIKESWKLRRKNAKQSHRSLLTK